The DNA segment GCGACTTCAAGGAAATCTTCAACGCGTAAGGAGAAGCGCCGATGAACGCAGCCGGCAACATGCCCAAGAGCCTGTACCAGAACTGGCAATTCGCCGTCGAGGTGAACGGGTTCGACGTGGCGCTGTTCAAGAAGGGCCAGGAGCCCAAGACGGAATTCGAGGAGGTGGCCTTCGCGCCGGGCGGCTCGATCTTCGACCAGAAGGTCGCGGGCCGCGTGAAGTTCGAGGACATCACGCTGGAGAAGGGCGTCCTGCAGGACGGCTCGGACCAGGCCGCGCGCGAGTGGATTCAGAAGCAGGTGGACGTGAACGCCGGGACCGGCAGCCTGCCCAACGACTACATGCGCGACGTGGACATCGTCCGGTACGACCGCACCGGCAACGAGACGCGGCGATGGACGCTCCACGGCGCGTGGATCAAGACCCTCGAATACGACGAACTCGAGGGCGGCAACAGCGAAAACACCATCGAGAAGATCACCATCTGCTACCAGTATTGGACGTAGGAACCGCCGCGGGGAAGGTTCCTCTCGAAGGGAACCTTTCCCGCGCTCTCGCTCTTCAGGAAAGGAACCGGATTCATGTATACCTTCACACTGCCCAGCGGGCTCGAAGCCGAACTGCGCGAGATGACCGGCGCCGAGGAGTCGCTGCTCACCAACCGCCGTCTCATGAAGGATGGCGAAGGCGTCAATCAGGTGCTCCGCAACTGCCTGGTCCGGCTCGGAGACAGGACGGAACTCGCCGCCAAAGATGTGCTGGATCTGCTGTCCGGCGACCGCTTGTTCCTCCTCGTGAAGCTCCGCCAGATTTCCTTCGGCGATGAGGTGGACCTTTCGCTCGT comes from the Candidatus Hydrogenedentota bacterium genome and includes:
- a CDS encoding phage tail protein, whose translation is MNAAGNMPKSLYQNWQFAVEVNGFDVALFKKGQEPKTEFEEVAFAPGGSIFDQKVAGRVKFEDITLEKGVLQDGSDQAAREWIQKQVDVNAGTGSLPNDYMRDVDIVRYDRTGNETRRWTLHGAWIKTLEYDELEGGNSENTIEKITICYQYWT